The following proteins are encoded in a genomic region of Oreochromis aureus strain Israel breed Guangdong linkage group 8, ZZ_aureus, whole genome shotgun sequence:
- the LOC116328838 gene encoding homeobox protein SIX3-like, with the protein MVFRSPLDFFSASRLLLQHFADGSPVLARSQSPDDSSGACAPVALPGLCFSAAQIASVCETLEETGDIERLARFLWSLPVTSDGRDSISEHESVQRARAVVAFHTGSFRELYHILETHRFTRASHGKLQAMWLEAHYREAEKLRGRPLGPVDKYRVRKKFPLPRTIWDGEQKTHCFKERTRGLLREWYLQDPYPNPGKKRELAHATGLTPTQVGNWFKNRRQRDRAAAAKNSNRLQHHHMCSDRARALSRGGCSPDGSTERADGETLLSVTDSDSDLDV; encoded by the exons ATGGTTTTCAGGTCTCCCCTCGACTTTTTCTCAGCCTCCCGCCTCCTCCTGCAGCACTTTGCGGACGGGTCCCCTGTCCTGGCTCGCTCTCAGTCCCCGGATGACTCTTCCGGGGCTTGCGCTCCCGTTGCCCTCCCGGGACTGTGTTTCTCTGCCGCGCAGATCGCCAGCGTGTGCGAGACCCTGGAGGAGACCGGAGACATCGAGAGGCTGGCCCGCTTCCTCTGGTCGCTCCCGGTGACCTCGGACGGCCGCGACTCTATTTCTGAACACGAATCTGTGCAGCGGGCTCGCGCTGTGGTAGCCTTCCACACGGGAAGTTTCCGAGAGCTTTATCACATCCTGGAGACTCACCGTTTCACGCGCGCCTCGCACGGTAAATTGCAGGCGATGTGGCTCGAAGCGCACTACCGGGAAGCAGAAAAGCTACGCGGGCGGCCGCTTGGACCCGTGGACAAGTACCGCGTGAGGAAGAAGTTCCCGTTACCCAGGACCATCTGGGACGGAGAGCAGAAGACACATTGCTTCAAAGAGCGCACCAGGGGCCTGCTGAGAGAGTGGTACCTGCAGGATCCGTACCCTAATCCGGGCAAGAAGCGGGAGCTGGCACACGCCACCGGACTGACACCGACCCAAGTAGGGAACTGGTTCAAAAACcgcagacagagagacagggcGGCAGCAGCCAAAAACAG tAATAGGTTGCAGCACCACCACATGTGCTCCGACAGAGCGCGTGCACTAAGCAGAGGAGGCTGTAGTCCAGACGGGAGCACAGAGCGCGCGGATGGAGAAACTCTGCTCTCAGTAACAGACAGTGACTCCGACTTGGACGTCTGA